The Bradyrhizobium sp. WSM471 genome includes the window CTCGACCGAAGCAATCATCGCCAGCACCACGAAGCTCTCGTCCCAGGCCGGGATTCCAGGCAGCCAATGCAGATTGGCGATGATCCAGAAGCCGAACACCGCGACATGGAGATAGACGAACGCCATGCTGCCGGTGAACGCCGTGATCGCATCGGCAACCCTTTCCTGACCCCTGGCCGCGCGCTGCTCGCGGCGACGGCGCTCGACCAGGGCCTGGATGTTGCGCTCGAGCGTCGGGCTCAATCCCTCGCCGGGATCATGGGTGATATCGTTACGCACGGGGCAGCAACGGCGGACGCAAGAGGCTGTTCCTGGGCTCAGCCGAAGGAAAATGCCCGCCGCCCCTCAAAATGAGTTGCGTACCTCAAAACACCTCTGCTAGCCTTCAGCCATGGCCGATACGCTCACCACCACCGCGCTGACGCTGAAGGACATCGCCCGCCAGGCCGGCGTCAGCCTCGCGACGGTGGACCGCGTCCTGCACAATCGCCCGGGCGTGCGGCCGGATACGGTCCGGCGCGTCAAAGAGGCGATCGAGCGCAATTCGTTCCAGCCGCATGTGGCCGCCGCCGAGCTCGCCCGCGGCCGCGCCCGCCGTTTCGCCTTCGTGATGCCGTCGGGACCGAACCCGTTCATGCAGCAGATCCAGGACTATCTCGGCGAGATGTCGGGCTGGCTGTCGTCCCGTCGCCTTGGCGTCGAGACGATCGCAACCGATGTATTCGATCCGTCCGTGCTCGCGGCTTCCCTGGAAGGGCTCTCGGAGGATTACGACGGCATCGCCGTGGTGGCGCTCGACCATCCCGGCGTCCGCGCCGCCATCGACGATCTCGTCGGTGCCGGCGCCAAGGTCGTGACGCTGGTCTCGGACGTGCCCTCGTCGCGCCGGCACCATTATGTCGGCATCGACAACATTGCCGCCGGGCGCACCGCCGGCGCGCTGGTCGGGCGGCTGGTGGGACAAAAGTCCGGCAAGGTTGCGATCGTCGCGGGCTCACAGGGCCTGCGCGACCATGCCGAACGCATTTTTGGCTTCAATCAGGTGATGGCGTCGGAATTCCCCGGCCTCAGTGTGCTGCCGGTGCTCGAAGGACGCGACGAGGACGCGCGTTCGGAGCAGGTGTTGGCGCGGCTGTTGAGCCGGCATGCCGACATTGTGGGCCTTTATAATGTCGGCGCCGGCACGCAAGGTGTCGCCAACGCGTTGAACGAGAAGGCATTGAGCGATGCCGGTCGCGACAAGCAGGTGGTGTTCGTCGGACACGACCTTACCGCGCTGACGCGCCGGCTGTTGCTGCAGGGCGTGATGCATGCCGCGATCTCGCAGAACCCCGGACACGAAGCGCGCGCCGCCGTGCGCGTGCTGCTCGCGCTCGCGCGTGGCGAGCCGATCTTGCGCGAACAGGAGAAGATCAGGATCGACATCGTGATGCGAGAGAATCTGCCTTAGCGGCA containing:
- a CDS encoding LacI family DNA-binding transcriptional regulator yields the protein MADTLTTTALTLKDIARQAGVSLATVDRVLHNRPGVRPDTVRRVKEAIERNSFQPHVAAAELARGRARRFAFVMPSGPNPFMQQIQDYLGEMSGWLSSRRLGVETIATDVFDPSVLAASLEGLSEDYDGIAVVALDHPGVRAAIDDLVGAGAKVVTLVSDVPSSRRHHYVGIDNIAAGRTAGALVGRLVGQKSGKVAIVAGSQGLRDHAERIFGFNQVMASEFPGLSVLPVLEGRDEDARSEQVLARLLSRHADIVGLYNVGAGTQGVANALNEKALSDAGRDKQVVFVGHDLTALTRRLLLQGVMHAAISQNPGHEARAAVRVLLALARGEPILREQEKIRIDIVMRENLP
- a CDS encoding DUF1003 domain-containing protein; this translates as MRNDITHDPGEGLSPTLERNIQALVERRRREQRAARGQERVADAITAFTGSMAFVYLHVAVFGFWIIANLHWLPGIPAWDESFVVLAMIASVEAIFLSTFVLVSQNRMSAAADKRADLDLQISLLAEHELTKVARLLTQIAERLDVQPDSQRDLEEASRDIAPERVLDRIEETRS